The DNA sequence TTTCGAACCCGTGAGTTTTTTATAACCCTGGGATTTCGAAGCTCACATAAACTTACCAACCCCTTTCGCACTACTGCGCCCTAGGGCAATCCTAATTTTTACGTCAGATTTTTACGACCCATTCCACGAGTTGCCTAAGATCACACACGCGAACTTCGATGATATTCTGCCTAGCTCGAGGAGTGCGGAATCGGCTTTATTGGCTGTTTAAATAGAttcgtgtaaaattaaaatagtaacGCACCGTTTCTGATTAACattcttgcatttttttttttattttaattttttttaacgggcAACGTTATATTCTTTTcgtcgagaaataaaaatagaagataATACGATACACCGAATTTATTCGTGAAAATGAATTGGCTCCATATAAGTTTGTCAGAGTACCACAGTATCGAACACGTGCACAGCAAGTCGGAAAAGTACCGTAAAGGTTATCCGCACAGGGAGGTCGGAGTGTGAAgaatgagaataaaaaaagcaaagacaAACTGCTgaacaaagttttattttttggtaaAATACGTGTGTGCGGCTATTATGAAGGGTAAGACCAGATAAAAATGGTTTGAAGTCGAGGTGATTTATATTCCGTGCATCAAATATAATCGTATATCAAGATAAATTGCAAATGGACgaataaatgcaatttaatcataaattatatatcaaattacgatataattttaaaacaaaaggtaaaaaaatttttttttttataaaaaatccATATAatctttacataaaataaaaacgaaattgcttaaaatttgatttttattaaagcgaATGGTAATACCGGCAATCGCGTTTTCTGCGTATTAAAGCGGTCACCCGATTTACCGAGAACGTATCTCGTTCCTCCGGCTGGAAAACACGTTCATCCTTTATGCCTGGCGAGCTTGCGCTCGTTTTGTATCCTTCCGTTCGGTGCCAGGGTGAAGCCCTGGGCCTCTCGTATCTCCCGAGAAATAAGTACCGTGGATAAGCTTAAAAATGGTGAATTTCCCGAGAATATCCCTGCCACAACATGCAGCCCATCTATCCCGCGTTCGCGTAGCTGTTTGCGCTTATGTATATCATCCCGCGTCTTCTAAGGTACTTCCGGAGCATCGGCGATACGATGATTTGTAATAGCGAAGGATTGATATGTGTACGCACGATGTGAAGCAGGCCATTCTTTAACGAACAGCAACGTGCTCAAATTAATGACGCTTGATCTCAGGAAACGGGCAGCTATTACAGAATAATAACGCGcgtcatataataattttgcgcgtaaaaatttaaattatgcccgcgtataaaaataatttatatcgcgcgatTACACCGGATGCTATTCGGAATAAAGAACAGGGCCAGGGATGCCGGGGAATTTGGAAAGAgtcgaaaagaatttttatatccgTATGTATTATTCATTGAAAATTGTAGCAACGCGTCATCGGCGTGTTGGCTTTGTACGAGGGAGAAAACGCGTTCGCGATGTCCGCGCGTTTAACGTGTAACTATCTAATTAGCACCAATTAAGCACGCCGCCGGCTGTGCGTCGGCACGACTTCTCGCGGAAATTTGTTTGCGCGAGGCGCGGCAGTCCGTGGTAATCCCCGTGCTTCGCACCCGCGGAGACGCGACGTGCTAAAGTGAAAGAATAACGGAGTACCTAAATATTTAACCGCATTAATCGCGACATGAATAATTTATGCGGTTGCAAGATCGCACGAGCAACTCGGCAAATGGTACAAAGGCAAATGGCGCGTTCTCTGTCTTCCTTTTGTCGATGCCCCGCGAAAGGTCAGGCTTGAATCCAGAAGTGAGACGGGTCGACAAAAAGTAAGAGATAAAAacagggagagaaagagagagagagagagataaagaggaaaaaaaccCTCCCAGTAAACTGGTCAGCGGTCAAAGCCTCGACTGAACGACGACTATAAAAGCTTGATTAATTAGCCGTACCCTGCTGACGAAGCTTTCATGACGTTACCGAGATCAACCGAATTACTGCATTGGCGGCATTGCCATAATTCTTTAActatacgtatattatttcGCGGGCACAaaaactcgaaaaaaaaagaaaaaaaaattagagcattaattattaaatgctatAATCCTCCGAAATAATTCGCtcagttaattttaaaatggcAATTTTCTTATCAGAcgtttaattagaatttcttAGCGCCAGAATTCTGAATCATTGATTGAAAATCAAAGCTTTGGATACaaatataaacataaattGCGTTCCGAGCTTATAGCGTTAATCTCTCGAAAAGTGGATAGGGATACCGCGTCTCTCTCGTCGCAGAAGGGAGCACATCGGCGTATTACTGTGTATCTTATGTAAATGTTCGCCGAATACACGTAGAGGCACGTGTCCACGGGGACCAGCCGGCAAATTGAGATTCACGCGTCTACCGACTTCGCCGGCCGACATACGATCGATGTTTCCGTCCACGTGCGCACCTCTGCATTCTGGTTTGCCTCGCCCGATGAAGAGAAGCACAGTCTCCTATCCCCGGCCTTTCGTTCAGCCtcttcatatttttctttttaattttttttcccccctgtCAGTATGATGAATCGTGCCAGATTTAATTCGGTGCGGTAACCGCGCAAAGAAAATCactgtaaattaattgcacTTATCAGGGATTAATTGCACCTCGTCACGCGTAGCGGACATTAACACGGGTCTCCACAGGTAGTCGTGTATTTGTGATTTATTCAGTTGCATGGTGGAACTTGATGGTTTCCGTCACGGCGGAATATCGATTTTGTCAAATCTGAACTCCGCGTGtcgaaaattatgtaatacgACTCCGAGTTGttgagttaaataatttttatgattacttaattttttaaataattttattataatttttatatacaaattttattttaatttttatttaatttttttttttttttaataaatagtttATATCATGGATTTACTTGATATGAGTCATATCttacttatattatatgtttatatgaactaaataaatttgtacgGATGTAGTGGTAATTGATGTAAAAAATGCTCACATCAGAATTCATAATTTCGTGAAAAGAAGTATATTTAGTCCAACGAAacaaattaactttttgcTGGCCGCAAGCCGCCGTGAGAaccttaaaaattaaagttgctCAGACCCCCATGAAGATTGATGGCTGTGGGTTGCCATTCGCACTGAAATTTGTAACTTCGTGCATGTATATACTAGTTTCTGTACATGAACCGGAAGCGTTATATGATTTCTGCTAAAGCTGGCGTTCTCTTCAAACATTTCAAGTCTATAAAGTTCGAAGTCGCGAGATtgaacgtaaaaatttatgataacGCGCAAACTTTCAAccgaaaaatttataactttttatgaTCATGCGTGTGCATGCCTAAgtagatttaaaaaagactTGATAATTTCCCGTTTTATATCTACACGTcaaattttctttcataaaaacataaattacactttttttccgatttttttttcttttttatagtttatatttttttacaattaaatataattataaaaaagtttaacattttatatgaatgattttgagaaagaaaaatgtgacaaaaatttatttatcattgcTATTAATTCCCCTTCTATTGCGTCACTCAAGTAAGGTAGTGCATCTCGGTAAAACATCGGCCAGTATTCATTCATAAAACTTATGACAAGATCatctaaaagtaaaaattgacAATGAATAGTGATTTCCAATAAATTTAGACAAGTTGTTATTCTAATGAGATTACACTTGCATGCATTTAAGCAGTAAATTATTGAGAGTCTTGAGATAAATGCAAGTTGAAAACAATTGTGAGCACAACGATAGATCTAATTAATCAGATTTAGTTTAATACTTACTAAGCTCTTTATTGTCTTCTATTAAGTTATTGgcagaaattttaaatttttcaattgttGGATAGATACGGATATGGTCAAGAACCCACGTATCGTTTATTACGTGTCCTATGAAATCGGCTTTTCCTCTAATATCATTTGCAACTACGTGCACAGGACctagtaaataaattataatgataatataaatataaaatattatagaacAATAATCTAATGACACTCAATACTTACTTTCacttaaaattttgaatacgTTTAAAgaactatttatttttacaatagttTTCATATCTAATTCTGGTACATGCGAGTCGATTTCTATTTTGAAAATCTCGTCGTCAAGAAACTGCGGTGTTACATCCAAAAACTTAACCTTTGCTAACCCAGTAACAGACAAAttgacaaaaattatttctccatGTATATTGTTggaattaaatgcaattttttggTATTCCAAAAAAAACGGATCTATTGGTGGTACATCATATTGCGGGATTCctgaaattaataagttaatactaattgcatattttaaaagatttttaagtaaagtgtaatatataattttcgttttcttaaattattaaggaATACCTTTAATAAGTTGTGGCAGAACTGACTCCAAATTGTCTTTCACGCAGgcggaaaaattatatgattttGAATCGCATGTTTTAAGagctataaaaaatataaagtaaatgaaataaagTAGTAGTGTAAatgtagaattattttattttctataatatcttgtaaagtatttaaaaagtcTTACACAAATCAACTTCTTCAGCCGATGATAATCCAAGAATTAAGAAACTGAATACACTAAGCACATAAACCAACATGTTCTTCGTTCCGTGTATCTTTAAACAACTGAATTGATTCTGAAAACTGAGGTTTATATAACTTCATTTTTCAAGGTTtgtcaattaatataaatgacaTCAACACGTGCGGTACAGaacataagaattaaaaaaaaaaaaaccacttttgagataattatactttattacttataatcaaagaacattattttcattcaatacctttaaatatacatatcgagatacatatatacatataggaagtaattttcattttttagcTCAAAGTTTTCTTACTTTgcaaagtattaatttttttagttctcGGGTATTGTACAGAGAATCAGTATCGTTGATCTATGCATTTGTATATCATTATGCATacagatttgaaaaaaaacaaatgctGAGCAACGTTTTTATTACGCGTGCGTTAACTTGATTTAAAtgacgattattaaaatactgaTCTACGTGTAATCAATGATATACTTTCATAagtaagatttttaataatttttaaaagtatatatttattttgtttatttattagtaattaaaagtCAAACGTCGATTCATaatatttcagataaattatatttgctgTGTGTAATACGAATGtatttttcgaatttacaCAAAATTCCGCGctttacataataaatatatgttttacggaaatatttctgaaaatgGTACTTTTGAAAATAACTTATTGGGAAACTCAACCAGCCAGGGATCGTATATATCAGCTAATATTGGTAATATTACTCGATATAGAGCCGGCCAGTATTGATTCACAAAATTTACGACAAGATCATCTGAAAGCCAAAATTGAGACTCAGAAATACGACGTTtaacgtataaatttatataaatggcgagcatgaaaattaatttaatacttacTAAATTCTTTGCTTTGATCCAACAAATTGtcgaagtatattttaaacgttccAATTGACGGAGTAACGCGGAAATGTTCTATAATCCACGTATCATTAACCACATGCCCGGTCATATACCACGTTCCTCTGACGTCACCCAAGGTTTCATTAAAATGACctagtttaaaatatattcttgcaTAGAATTTATcttcaattaataaagtaattgactcattttcatttacaaaaactaaatcgaattaattatcttacCTTTACCAGTGATCTTGAACACGTTTAAACTACCGTTCACATTCACGCCGCCCTCTGCGTACAACCACGGTACGTCTACGTcgatttctaaattaaaaacgtcgTCAAGATAATGCGCTCTTACATCAGAAAAATGGGCTTTTGATAAACCGATGGCGGTTAGATTCGTCGCAATTATTTCCCCACGTATCTCGCCCAACTTAAGTGTAGCCGTAGCGTGTTCGAAAACTAACGGATCCAAACTCGGAAAGTCATATTCTGGAAGCCCTACGAATAGAAATaagcaaatattaatatgcacTACTTAATCAAAGCAATTTGATACAAAAGTTTTCAACTTTCTGTTTTTagtataatttaaactagTTTGTGAATATACTATAAAAACTTGTTATTCTACTTTGTTAATTATACGAATGAGTATGAATATTCTTATCGTTGTAATAATTGTGcataatagaatttataaattgGAAATACCTTTAACAAATAATGGCCATGCTTCCTCTAATGCGCGTCTTAAACACGCGGAATAGTCGGTTAAATCTCGTTTACAAGTAGCTGCAGCTGGAAAGGATTGCAAATTGCTATTTCAGGATAACGTTGACGTCGTgatatgatataaaaatacagaaatttatatatagaagTGACTTACGAAATTTCGTTTCTCCAGCTAAGAATAATCCAAATGTGAAaacacaaaatatatttaaagtgtAGAGCGACATGTTCAGTCTTCTATTGCACAGTTCGATTGATCATAACTCGAACTCTTATATAAGATGAATAGTCAAGGCTGCATAAATAATTGAGTAATGCTAATGTACGTACATAGtcagtttataataaaaaagttaacgtTCAAGAATCAAATGTATACAATTTCTACGATTATGAATTCAATTATggttttttttacgattttaaatataaatttatgaacttttaaataagtaatCTTCGCAGGCaggaaaacaattttttttaattatttatataaaacaatttttcttggTTAgatcgattttaataataatttacgataGATCTTGacaatgaaaattttttactatgTGTAATaaactgtaataataaataatagtcATTGTAGCTTGTTAAAGCGCTtgtaaagataataataaagtacatAAGAGGGACAAGAAATGTGAGACTATTCTAAGAGAATTGCGTAACGTTTCTCTTCGTATAATTTGTATTGTGAATAGAAATGAGATCTTAGATGATTGATTTTAGATATAAGATACATTTATACACTTTTGTTGCAAGTagatctttaattaaacgaaatcaACAAATTACCGCGAAGTGAAAAAAAGGTATAATGAGCTACGCGTAAAATCGTATAAAAGACCGTCGGTGGAGAAAGAAAACGCCGTAGCGAAAACGGGGAGACCGTCTGGTCACCTAAGAATATGatattattaagaataataaatccTCGAGGATGAGCCGGAATTAATTGCAGGACCGATTGCAAGCAATTTACGACACTGATTGCAGCCGAGATAAGAGAACCATCTTGGGGAAAATCTTTCGGATGAcggaagagaaggaaaacggGAATGccgcctctttctctttcgtatCCTCGACTCTTTTCTCCTTTGAAGCGCGGATTTGAATCTACGTTTTACGGCGCAATTAATTCCCCAAGGAGAGTTGCATTTCTTGCTCCGCCGAGGCAGGGAAAGGGATTTGCGAACAGCAAGGTTTCCGGAGTCCCATAGGAACTTAGCAGCCGGACAGAGATGGGGCAGGCGCGAGGCAGAGAAAGAAATtaggagagaaagatagagtcACGGGGTTGCGGAGAGAAAAGACCAACGAGGAGGTAGCAAACCATTTCCATAGGGCTAAGAAATACACGATGTCTCCGCGACGGTATTATCGACGATCGCTAAACGCCTCGGTATATTCCTGTAGGGCTCTGTAAAGTTAATGATTTTGaaatcgttttctttctcgatTGGATTTATTTTTCCGGGATTGAAAAAATACCGCGATAAATACATAAGGCCAAAGTTTTATATTGGCCGTAAAATGTCTAATGAGACAGGTGCTTGGCATCCgcagagaaaaataatacgtgtGAACATTCGttatttgcatataattattagaaaaagcCAGGAACAAAGATTACAGTTTTTATCAAGTGTAGTAAAAACGTGCtcagaaatattattttatacgagATACAAGATCTCACTTAAGAGCTCACCACTTAGTAAATTATTTCGTGCTTCGTGTAATATCTAcaaaacaaacaaataaatttaattaattttagtaaaattaagtAACGTTAAACGCAACAGTAGTACTcgatcaatattaataattaaatacgacaAATATTACATATGACAAAGAATGCTTTCAAGATGCGATGTAATTGccggagtttttttttctctcttttttttttgacggaaaatataattatgccGCGAGCTCAGTCTCACAATTCAAACACACTTTTTCCACGCGGGATCGAGCGTGCCAAAAGGATTTAATCATTCAATTGAAACGTCCGCCACAGTCGTACGAAAGTATCTCGCACGAGAGCTACACTTTCGCGCGGTGATTCTTGAGTAATTTGCAATTCAGAAGATTTCTATATTCGCGCGGAGGATCCGCCGGAGACTCGTATTAGGTAGCGGAACCTTGGTGTCGTACCTTTTGCCGCGCTCACGTCTCGGCTTCGGGGACAAACCGGGGGATGTGTACGGGACGCGTCGCCAAAGGAACTTCTTATTCGCGCGAGGAGAAGTGCCGTCGACGGCTCCGCTTTTCCTGCCCGCCAGGGAAATCCGATACGAAGTCTATCCATGTATATTTGAGGACCTGCGGCGTTACTCGGCGCTCGGTATAGCACGCTGCTCGCAAAGCGGACAGAACTCTCTCGACCTATTTACAGTCGTTCGGCCTGCTGTCAATCTGCCATCTGCCTAAGATTTTGCCCGATCcgagaataaattttgtgGCGCAAGACGCGCAGTTTATACGTCAGCTCGCCCTGTAAACTTCGGGCATGTTAAGTCAGATAGTTTAAATTGACGCACGtcttaaactttaaaatatgcaattgCAACGTGTAgcagtatttcttttttttttcttttctttttctttttaataatattgaagAGCTTTATATTCTCCAGCTAGAAGTAAAAATGTTCGAAGCTCTCTacgacattaaatttttatatcgtgtTATACCTTTCCATCTCGCCACCGTATGGCGAGATAAATATTCCGCTACTAAGCATGTTCGTCGAGACaggtttcttaattaaaaatgttatctaTTACAATCGGGTAGGTGAGATCCCTCCGGTAAGAACCCTTTATGTCATTTGTCAAACGTTGTAGGAGTTCGCGTAGATTACCAAATGAAACTAATTAAGAAGATAACGGGAAGATTGTATCTCGCACTCCCCATTACACATCGTGCTGATGAATTACGTCTTTCTTCGAAACGGCTGTGTGCATTCGTTACGCcttggtattttttttctttttttttttagaaggcTGCATGgagtaatatttaatcttgTCTCGTctacttattttaaatatatattttttttaatccatcGTTATCACTTTCCTGAAATTTGCGCgcagttatatgtatatgagcaagaataattttttctttgagtGACGCAttgatttttatcttaatataagatcatgatttaataattttcttacaaggtagatttaatttatcattaaatttaactaaattattactaaattaagctttttcaaataacttaaattagaaatttataatttaatttatattcatgcTATTGCAGATTTATTTCGGTATTTTCGgtaaagttataattttatacgatactatatgatattaataataattttacgagtTCTTTTTATGAATCTAAACGTTAGCGTTTGATCGcaatttttttgctttctaAATGCGCTTTGCTCTACTGCAAACTTTAATTACACTACTTATCTATCGCAAGTGATACACAAAGATTGTTAATTGACATTTACATTTAGACAATATTTACTTACGAGTCAAAACCTTAATTAAGCTCACGTTAAGGCGAGGTCTAACCGGAAACGTCGCTGAAGTCACATGCACCCTCGAAGTTCACCGTGAGAAACCACCCCCGATAGCTCTACGCGCGTCGCGTGTAGGTACAGTAAACCCGCGCCAAACTTTCCACCGTGCGGTGTGGCTGTTTACACGAATCcgatttaatcgaattcgCCTAATTCGGCGGCGCGTCCTCGAAATTCCAAGTCGATCCTGACGAAGCTGGCTGCAACGAAGGCAGCAGTCTCTCCGTGTCGCTCGGCCCGTTGCCGCAGTTTGCCGAACAACGAAGATTGGCTGGTTCGAGCAAATTTGGCGGGGGTCAAATTTGCATGTTGTGGACTTAGGTCCGAGAGACGCACAGAGACAGAACGAGAGTAGGACAAAGAGGGAGGGCGAgtgcgaaagagaaagggcGGGGTGGGGGGAGAATGAGATGGGCGGCCGTGATGAAGGGCGGAGAGGGTAGCAAGAAGCGAGTTAGGGACCAGGGCGAAAGGGCACGTTTAACTAAACTATAGCGGTAACGATGGAATAGTTCGAGCCCATAGCTTACCACCGAAGGTGTGCGGTACTTTAGGGAAGAGGTTGGGGAGATGAGGACGAGGCGCCAGGCTGTAGAGAGGAGAA is a window from the Cardiocondyla obscurior isolate alpha-2009 linkage group LG01, Cobs3.1, whole genome shotgun sequence genome containing:
- the LOC139113188 gene encoding uncharacterized protein isoform X1; the protein is MLVYVLSVFSFLILGLSSAEEVDLSLKTCDSKSYNFSACVKDNLESVLPQLIKGIPQYDVPPIDPFFLEYQKIAFNSNNIHGEIIFVNLSVTGLAKVKFLDVTPQFLDDEIFKIEIDSHVPELDMKTIVKINSSLNVFKILSESPVHVVANDIRGKADFIGHVINDTWVLDHIRIYPTIEKFKISANNLIEDNKELNDLVISFMNEYWPMFYRDALPYLSDAIEGELIAMINKFLSHFSFSKSFI
- the LOC139113188 gene encoding uncharacterized protein isoform X2, which produces MSLYTLNIFCVFTFGLFLAGETKFPAATCKRDLTDYSACLRRALEEAWPLFVKGLPEYDFPSLDPLVFEHATATLKLGEIRGEIIATNLTAIGLSKAHFSDVRAHYLDDVFNLEIDVDVPWLYAEGGVNVNGSLNVFKITGKGHFNETLGDVRGTWYMTGHVVNDTWIIEHFRVTPSIGTFKIYFDNLLDQSKEFNDLVVNFVNQYWPALYRVILPILADIYDPWLVEFPNKLFSKVPFSEIFP